In Treponema sp. OMZ 798, the following proteins share a genomic window:
- a CDS encoding RHS repeat-associated core domain-containing protein, which translates to MKTSYLFKHSAYLFSRTAIEAEILFAVCLSKKQALTGGKSLACEDKCSKKIGAESAVLNFVFFILIKNKIEQSAKRNSLLKKTTDRTFENRRSRYKEPSKNKAEAYRVYVEHLFLRSDAGDARIFSKEVIHDGLGRINYTAKEGEVYIEGTADSTQTGWNVSGAVYYDEDGRKKGEGQPVFYGGDIQNELSGSSSQILLYEKLNELKHPTSYEYDGLGRVIKTTLPDGNIQRNEYSIDSSLQITKTTDPLENVNISKKDIRGNIKEVERRDKNNTLLTKAKYEYSVLGEMLRAYDAKDNLLAVNYDMLGRRISLESLDMGRKEWNYDDKGRLEYESDSVLRSKLASIKYEYDGLDRIIKIDYPFSEDVEYEYGPPGDKGAGEIIRKKDETGETMYSYGLLNEVKTETRTIKRGRDFQKPVTAVFNYEADYLGRMQSISYPDGEVLTYSYDKGGQLKGVIGKKGIETYRYVDNILYDEHSQRVYIKYGNGVETRYNYDPARRWLKDIKTENKDKNLVFQKINYNFDAVGNVEGYINTASKYETSQSYSYDNLYQLIKAEGTHKQYGGINPNPDNPHPSNPLHTNKYRQTFAFDIIGNMTNKISTTNIEGGSISSDDTKLNYELDYEYDNKYAHRLIRAGNRYYRYDANGNITAEKDGPFTEKEDFTFTYSYFAEHDVYGVDYGFDLEPPEDDPANLEVGTTSTTPTGGYRRDYTWNERNLLIKSDDKLNTVIYRYGDDGQRALKFTQQSNSETLYFNNFYSVHQVAHEPNHEHGLRVSKHIFVGNSRLVTAMTHADNNGDTTEQNEKRYYYHADHLQSAQFITDVRGEQYEHIEYTPYGELWIEETAPGIDKLPFRFTGKELDEETGLYYYGARYLDPKYSRWLSGDPALNDYIPQAPVNDEAKKHNENLPGMGGVFNVVNLHVYHYAGNNPVKYTDPDGEKILDVSTTLVQENGEEDPLGKGNTTIASHGCVLTAYTRIANAISAIGERTLQNANSLALKKDIYDGNNKNLIFNSPTASKLVNSISILSEYKMSFYKSLNNISLNEYGSELEKLSKSEDLYAITIRVSNKYGGHTVNMNSDGIIVDTEDNYTIKINNTSEKGYLPSTVVNDIITDSSAIIRIDIFKIEKVKTVPFLPE; encoded by the coding sequence ATGAAAACTAGTTATTTATTTAAACATTCTGCCTACCTCTTTTCTCGGACAGCGATTGAAGCAGAAATCCTTTTTGCGGTGTGTTTAAGCAAAAAGCAAGCTCTGACCGGAGGGAAGAGCCTTGCCTGTGAAGACAAATGCAGCAAAAAGATTGGAGCGGAAAGCGCGGTGCTTAATTTTGTTTTCTTCATACTGATAAAAAACAAAATTGAGCAGTCCGCCAAAAGAAACTCATTACTGAAAAAAACTACTGACAGGACTTTTGAAAATAGGCGGAGCAGATACAAGGAGCCTAGTAAAAATAAAGCGGAGGCGTATCGGGTATACGTCGAGCATTTATTTTTGCGTAGCGACGCAGGAGATGCCCGCATATTTTCAAAAGAAGTAATCCATGATGGTCTAGGACGCATAAACTACACAGCCAAAGAAGGAGAAGTATACATTGAAGGAACAGCTGATTCTACTCAAACAGGCTGGAACGTTTCGGGAGCAGTTTACTATGATGAAGACGGAAGAAAAAAAGGAGAAGGACAGCCCGTGTTCTATGGAGGAGATATACAAAATGAATTAAGCGGAAGCTCAAGCCAAATCCTTTTATATGAAAAATTAAACGAATTAAAACATCCTACAAGCTATGAATATGACGGACTAGGCCGCGTAATAAAAACAACCCTTCCCGACGGAAACATACAGCGTAATGAGTACTCGATAGATTCTTCCTTACAAATAACAAAAACAACCGACCCATTGGAAAACGTAAACATCAGTAAAAAAGATATAAGAGGAAACATAAAAGAAGTAGAAAGACGGGATAAAAACAACACTCTCCTTACTAAGGCAAAATACGAATACTCTGTTCTTGGCGAGATGCTGCGAGCCTACGACGCTAAAGACAATCTTTTAGCAGTAAACTATGACATGCTCGGAAGGCGTATAAGTTTAGAAAGCCTTGATATGGGAAGAAAAGAATGGAACTATGACGATAAGGGAAGACTTGAATATGAAAGCGACTCCGTATTAAGATCAAAATTAGCATCAATAAAATACGAATACGACGGACTGGACAGAATAATAAAAATAGACTATCCTTTTAGTGAAGATGTAGAATATGAATACGGCCCTCCCGGCGATAAAGGCGCCGGCGAGATAATCCGCAAAAAAGACGAAACGGGAGAAACAATGTACAGCTACGGCTTACTGAACGAAGTAAAGACAGAAACACGCACGATAAAGCGGGGAAGAGACTTCCAAAAACCCGTAACCGCCGTCTTTAACTATGAAGCCGACTACCTTGGCAGAATGCAGAGCATAAGCTACCCTGACGGAGAAGTGCTGACTTACAGCTACGACAAAGGAGGACAATTAAAAGGAGTTATAGGCAAAAAAGGAATAGAAACCTATAGATACGTAGACAATATCTTATACGATGAACACTCACAAAGAGTCTACATCAAATACGGCAACGGAGTAGAAACAAGATACAACTATGACCCTGCACGGCGTTGGCTAAAAGACATCAAGACAGAAAACAAAGATAAGAATTTGGTATTCCAAAAAATAAATTATAACTTTGATGCAGTAGGCAATGTAGAAGGATACATAAACACGGCTAGCAAATATGAAACAAGCCAAAGCTACAGTTATGACAATTTGTACCAACTTATAAAAGCCGAAGGAACGCACAAACAATACGGAGGAATAAACCCTAACCCCGATAACCCGCATCCTTCAAATCCCTTACACACAAATAAATACAGGCAAACCTTTGCCTTCGACATAATAGGGAACATGACAAATAAGATAAGCACAACCAATATTGAAGGAGGCTCAATAAGCAGTGACGACACAAAACTAAACTATGAGCTGGACTACGAATATGACAATAAATACGCCCACCGCCTAATAAGAGCAGGAAACCGTTATTACCGCTACGACGCCAACGGCAACATAACGGCCGAAAAAGACGGCCCCTTTACAGAAAAGGAAGATTTTACGTTTACCTACTCATACTTTGCAGAACATGACGTATACGGCGTAGATTACGGCTTTGACTTAGAACCCCCTGAAGATGACCCTGCAAACCTGGAAGTAGGCACAACAAGCACTACACCTACAGGAGGCTATCGACGGGACTACACATGGAACGAAAGAAATCTCTTGATAAAATCAGATGATAAGTTAAACACAGTAATATACCGCTACGGAGATGACGGACAGAGAGCCTTAAAATTTACGCAACAGAGTAATAGTGAAACTCTTTATTTCAATAACTTTTATTCGGTACATCAAGTTGCCCATGAGCCCAACCACGAACACGGACTTAGAGTAAGTAAACACATCTTTGTCGGAAACTCAAGATTAGTAACGGCCATGACTCACGCCGATAATAACGGCGACACAACAGAACAGAATGAGAAGCGATATTATTATCATGCAGATCACTTACAAAGTGCCCAATTCATAACCGACGTCAGAGGCGAACAATATGAACATATAGAGTATACACCATACGGGGAACTCTGGATAGAGGAGACTGCTCCCGGAATCGATAAGTTACCGTTTAGGTTTACGGGAAAGGAATTAGATGAGGAAACAGGATTGTATTATTATGGGGCAAGGTATCTTGATCCGAAGTATAGTAGGTGGCTAAGTGGAGATCCGGCATTAAACGATTATATACCGCAAGCTCCTGTAAATGACGAAGCGAAGAAACACAACGAGAACTTACCTGGAATGGGCGGAGTGTTTAATGTGGTGAACCTTCATGTGTATCATTATGCGGGGAATAATCCGGTTAAGTATACTGACCCGGATGGAGAAAAAATACTGGATGTTAGTACGACTTTGGTCCAAGAAAACGGAGAAGAAGATCCCTTAGGTAAGGGTAATACTACAATTGCTTCACATGGCTGTGTTTTAACAGCATATACTAGAATTGCAAATGCGATAAGTGCTATTGGTGAACGTACATTACAAAATGCTAATTCATTGGCTCTTAAGAAGGATATTTATGATGGAAATAACAAAAATTTAATATTTAACTCTCCTACTGCTTCCAAATTAGTAAATTCCATATCTATTCTAAGTGAATATAAAATGTCATTTTATAAATCATTAAATAATATTAGCTTAAATGAATATGGTAGCGAATTGGAAAAACTAAGCAAATCAGAAGACTTATATGCTATTACCATTAGAGTTTCAAATAAGTATGGAGGTCATACTGTCAACATGAATTCTGATGGAATTATTGTGGATACTGAAGATAATTATACCATCAAAATTAATAATACCTCAGAAAAAGGATATTTACCGTCAACAGTCGTTAATGATATCATAACGGATTCTTCAGCTATAATCCGTATTGATATATTTAAGATAGAAAAGGTAAAAACTGTTCCATTTTTACCCGAATAA